Genomic window (Rosa chinensis cultivar Old Blush chromosome 6, RchiOBHm-V2, whole genome shotgun sequence):
GCAAAGGCCCGCGTCGGTGGATAGAGAGCCGGATTTGGTTTAAGGGTTTAAAACCTTGCCCTGCCAGCCAAAGGCCTGCAAAATCCCGCCACACCCGGTCCGCAAAAgctcttaaattaatatatattatataaaattttatatatatagttcGTTGATTATTCATACATTATTTCTCTCTATCAACTTCCTGATGAATAAAGGCTTAGATTCTTATAAAATCTTTGCAAAAGTTCCGCCATTCATAAACTACAAGATTCGCACCCGATTCCTCCTCTAGTTCTATTAAAGATATTACTAAAATTGATCACATTGATATATGCTTTATTAATTGTCATTTTTATCCATTACTATCAGATGGACATGGTcatttattctctttttctGAAAAACATGCCTCGTAGAAAAACCAGAAAGCAAGTAAAGAAGAAACCACTCGAGTCCACAGAGAGGGAAATGAATTAAGTCAGCCAAATAGGTGATGGTGGATGAAGTGGTTAGAAGATAAAGATCATGTCGGATATTGATATCTTGCTGGTAAAATCACATATACGTCAACATTAAACCAGACAATAATACTGATTGTCTTAACAAGATTATTTATAACAATGCAACATAATAGAAGATTGGTCTGTACTGAATTTCTAAGTTTCGAGTTTTGAACTACCGAAGTCTCAATCCTAACCCAAAACAATATGATTCGCATCTGTCATCATAAAATAACCCACGCGcgtaaaatgaaaattgaactGGTATAATCCAAAAAGCATACATCATGAACATAATCAAAAGCGGAGATCATCACGTTAATGTTGCTAGTGCACAGAGCACACTGTGCATCTGGCCCCATTTGTCTTAGCAATAACCCGTTGAGTTCATGGAGAAAAGGAGTTGGATTGAGCTATATAGGAAGAATTGAGTAGGAAACATGTACAAGGAAATTGAGAACAGTTTTGCACCGGCCTCTTGCCTTGAACTGTCAGGTTAATTAAGAAAATAGCCTCTATCAACGGCTGTTTGTAAATAAAGCCTAGCTCGGCCCAGAGAAAATGAGGGCTACCCGGCCCTAcctgaaaaagcccgcaaggcctgCATTATATAGACGGGCTTAGATGCTGTGATTAACAAATGAAGCCCGGTTCGGCCCGGTTTAAACTCGCTATGAACGAGCCCGCCTGGTCCGTTGACGAGGCCTACCTTGTTTGTATGTGAGTTTCTGGAAgcatttgggttttggttgaaaAGTTTCGTTGATCGACTGATTGCAAGGTTAGACACTTGTGTATATATAATTGTATGTGTAACATGGAATCAAAATTAACTAAATCAATCATGCTTATGGGATAATTGAGTTTGATAGTCCTTCTATTCATATCTCTTCTGCCTATTTTGATGATCTTGGTGGAGTAACTCGGCAAAAAAGAATCTCTATTAGGCCTGATGATAGGCCAGGCTAGTTGTGTCTTTTaatatgttttctttgtttctgggtcATTTTGACCCATTGcttgccaaaaaaaataatatatattaacTATATTAACCCTGCGACTGCATTTGAAAGTGAAACTAGTTACTAGTATGTGAATTTTTGAAATTAATCATTTGATTAATTAGAGTTTAACGCGTTTGGTAGTAATAATAACTTCGAATAGACCGTGTATATATAGTTATAAAATAAATTAGCTGCAGTAAAAATTACATTAACTAGCTGCAATAGCCACCTAGCTAGTCACTTGGAAATTGGTGCCAATAAagcttaattagctagaatTAACGTTTCATCAGTTATCAGCATAATTTTCAAAACCAGCTGTCCAGCATCGTGAACGAACACAAATGCGAGACGTCAAATAATGTGGCATTACTGAATCTGTCTTGCATTGATCTCATATGTATCAACATTTGTGGCGTGACAGATCTTCCATCTTGGAAATGAAAATAGGTAGAGACCTACATAGCTATAGATGCCAGAGAATCTTGTACATACCAGCAGAATATCAAGGTCAATCGATACATATAGCGTTGTTGTCTCCTACCAGAGTATCTTGGTCAGGACTTGCGTCATAAGCGTAACTTTTGGGACAGCCCACCACGTTGGTACCCAAAGAAAAACATTCAAGGTAGCTGGAGCgattcttctcaaaaaaaaaaaaaaaaaaggtagctGGAGAGACGTCACAGCCTAAACACTACTAAATAGGAGAGGTCCATCTCTCCCACATCCAAACTCCAAAGCAAGGTAAAATCCACTCTCGTTATGCCTATTTAATAAGGTCAACGACCTTTGTTAATGGATATTAACTCTTTTATATATCTATCTTTATGCTGTTAATAAAAATAAGGAAATTAACTTCGACACTATCATACTGGAGTAATTAAAATCTTACCGCTCGGTTTACTCTTTGACGCTTCGTGTAGTTCTCTTCACAAGTGACAAGAGGATTTAGTATCATAGCTCAGCATTTCAGCAACTCTCTCGTGCTTCTTATCTCATTGAGTACAACTACTTTAATTAACTCTTATTATTTTAATTAACCTGGTCGGGTTAGAAATTTCATTAGGACGTcgtttgaaaattgaaaccttCTAAAGTAGTTGGACGGCAACACATCATCATCGATCTAAttggacacacacacacacacacacacatatatatatatatatatatatatatatatttagcttTGATGATCAGCTTAATCATTTAACCctaccttttcttcttcatattgCCGTTTCTGACTTTCTGTTGCTCAAGCTTCACCAATTGGAAATTTGGAACCCTACTTGTTATTAACTGGTGTGGGATCGACTTATGGTACTTGGACGTGACAGACTTCAATAGGTGACGGATCAGGGCAGCACCATAGTGGTTCATTTTCAAAACTCAGACAAAAACGAccttcaaaatcaataatacaacaacaataacaataatgGTCCTTTAGTTTCTCCTGGATCTGCAAAGAGTCAAAGACTATATATGAATCATATCTCAATGTTCTGGTTAATCATGGTTCAGCTTCACAAATATTTGCATAAATAATTAGGGTACTTCACGATCACGCGTTAATTAGTTCAAACATCAATCATCGATTGTCTAGGAACTTAggaaatttaattaaataagtcTTCACAATGGTCAATACGTACAGCATTTGAAATTAGTTGTAAAGAAAGCAAGGATTGAATTGTGAGAATAGAAGCTAATGAAAGGCTGAAAGCCTGAAAGCAGGAGAGATTATTCAgtgcaccgccgtgcacttgcaccaacataaatgaatggttagattgcattaaaaacactttttgtttattaaaaataaagttgataataaatatcaaggattgagattattttataagggttgggtcacttacaccgtcggtgtatagaataatttccatgaaAGCAGCCACTTATAAACTATTTATTAAATAGTGTAAATTTTTTAATATGCTATTTTTACATTTTGTTATACTCAACTTATTTGTTAGATGGGGCCAGAAATAACagctttttttaaaataaataaaaacttcatAGATGAACAACATATAGAAGACAGCTCTGGGACGAAGACAATCTCAAGTAACTACTGCCTGCTTAATCAACAActcaatttattaaaattttaactgtcaattttatgttttcttcCTTTGAATTTTCCAATATGTCATTGTGATATTGACTGCTTGAGTTTTCTTTCTTATGATGACGTACATCACGAGGCTAGGAATTtcataaattaaacaaaaatcacaAGGTACTGAAGGGCCAAGAAAGCTACTGCGTTCTGTATTGTGAGATGGTTCTCATCTGCCCTTCCATTACATTTGACATATATGAAACTTACCAGCTTGCTGCTAGAATGTTAGGTACTAATGCAACTTAATTAATTGGTTAAAATTCTACATATTCATATATAACTGTGCACGCATATGCATTATTGGAGGAGATGAATTAACCTGTAACAATTGTTTGAATGAGTTTAGCATGTATGTGGGATTGAAAACGATGTGCAAGACTCTGCAGGCCGCTGAACATTTTTCTCCCCGAAGACCGGGGCTTTATGACCTAAGATCGATCATGTTTGTGTGTTTCTAGAAGCATTTGGTTTTTGGTAGGAAGGTTTTACCTCATGTACATTGACTAGCTTCTAAGGGTTTGACATTGTTTATTGTATATGTAAGTTTCTAAGGTTTTGCCTAATTTCACATTAAGTATTGAAAGAGGTCGGTCAATGTTTTTGATTAATTAGCATAAGTTAATAGATGTTTGCTCACTTAAAGAAATTTTTTAAGAGACTGTGAGAGAAactgaatctgacggctgaaacaGTTTCAAATTATTATAATTTTGGttttaaaatttaatatatGTAGTTGAGATGCATTTATCCAACATAATCTCATAAAATTGTCTCTTACGTGAGTAAGACTGTAAGTGAATATAATCACTGTTATTGTGAAAGTGAATTTGGTATGCAGAAGAAATCAACATTAATGAATTGTTGAAAATAATTCCTTGATTAATTCGTACGTATTCAATATGTTTGACATCACTTACTTCGTAGAgtaaaacaaaactaattggTTAAAGTGCGTACAAATTACATTAACTACAATAGTATTATGAACGAAcacaaaaaaaagtcaaataacGTGGTTTACTGATTCTAGGCTGCATATTGAGGTCAATAAGCAGACCTATTATAATTTCTTGCGTGACAGATCTTCTCTTTTCGAAAAGACCTGCACtggtatataaatatatacatggaTCTTTTTATGACAATCTTAGGCTCCAACTAATGCAAACCCACATTTGTTTCCCATTTGGGGTCATTGAGGGCAACTTCTTTAATTAATCAACTCTTTTAagcttatatattatatatagccTGGGTTAGGAACACAGACGACGTCATTTGAGAATAGAAACCTTCTAAAAGTAGTTGGACTACCACATCGATCTATATATTTAATTGCATATATATCAAATCTACTGCAGCTTAGATCAGcttaatttgtattattgtatAATCTTAATTATGTACGTGTTGTTGTATAATTGAAACCCTCGCTTTCTCGTTCATGTTGCTATCCCGTTGCTCAATTGCAGATTGCAAAACCTAGCTAGAGATTATTAGCTGGCGTGGAACACATGGTACGACAGGTACGTGTAACAGATTTCAGTTTGAGTGAACGGGCACATTACCTgttttgtcataaaaaaaaattagataaattAAAAGTAAAATTTACACTCTTCATTTTACGgtctatattttttatttaattttttaataatttaatttttgtcTTTACTAACTTAATTTTTATCTTTCTATAaacattttaaccaaaaaaagaaataaagaatgtAGATTTCACCTTTTCTATTGGATCCGCCAGATCATCATGATTAATCTTAGACAAATAGCTAGGGACGGCCGGACAGGAACTCAAACAGTCAAACTTTTTGGTCATCACTTATTGATCCTTAAATCATTGAGAAAAGGAAAGAACTGAAAAGTTAAATTAAAGAAAACCCCCAAAGAATATGAGAAATGGCAGAAATTATGGGTAAACCATGATGGAACAAAATGAAATACTTCAACCATACTTTTTAGCATGCTCCTAAGACATAGATATCTCACTTCTCTGATACTCTTAAATATGAGCAAAAAGAAAATGGCTCATGGTAATTCCAAGTGCATTAACTAAATTAATCATCTATTCAAAATTAGTGGTCAATaactttgaattttgaaagataTTTCTTCACCCACCTCAAAGTTGAATATGATGGATCAAACGGTGAAAAAGGGAAAATAATTAGATTGAGTAGGGGAAACCCTTACCTACTCCTCCCCTTCTAGCTACCAGCATTTCAAAGCACAAATCACACTTAAAtagtctctcttttttttctttgctagaaaaaacaaaactaatctctcttgttttcttttatgtttGTGTTGTATCTGTACTTAAAAATAGATTCAAACTTCATATATGTAGTAGCCGCGTCTTGTAGTATGAGTTTGTAAccgtggtgttcacctggtcagttgttgattaaagaatttatgctcaacaacccttagatttacatccaatggtggaaaacaaaacacccaaacttaataataattctctctgctcttagatttacatccaatggtagttgagcattattttcttaatcaataactgatcaggtgaacattttcggaGTTTGTAATCAAGTAGAATATTAAAATGATTGACTGCGTGAATGAAACATATGTAGTTAAAGAAAGTGCATAATTTGTTGAATTTAATAATTTTATGAAGTAGCACTAAACATGCCTATAAACAATCTAGTTAGAAGGGCTACTTTATTGGGATTTCTTCTAATGAGGATCACTAAAATGAGAATTAGTTGAGAATTTTCTAATCAATTATTTCGAATGCTCAATTTTTTATTACATTACAACAAATAAATCGTTAAAAGTTTATGGATACATgaatagatcacttctgaaaaaCTTATGTGAAATTGTTAATCAttaaggtaccgaactagatcaaatctataaacaaaccaaatctgtcaaacatgaactgTTCATGTTCATAAGTGATAAATCACGATTAGGAGTGttttaacgattttcaatttggttgaaaaattgcataaatgatatacacataaatatctaaatattTAACAATTGATTTacgaaaatgtgatcgaaaaatagATCTCACACAAAAGTCCGTAAATACTTCTCATTGGAATGGCTCCCTCACTTCATATAATATCATAAACTCAAATATATTGTAGAACGACTTCAAAATATTCTTCACAtaaagatataaaaaaaattcgttttaaaaaaaattattttcaagaaaaaaaagataaaaaaaatttaagtagATCGAGGACAAGTGATTAATGCTCATGTATATGGTTCGCACACTTGGCATATAAAGACCCGATATATGTTGTCACATCATCAAATAAGAATAAGATATATTTTTGGTTACAATAAGAACAAGATATATTGATCACATGCATTGGTACCATTTCTCGTGAAATTGATTTCCacataaaaacttttattgTGGCAATCATAACGAAGTTTGCAAACATCATCGATGTCATCGATCACATTACACACGCTTCATAGCCCTTTAGcgatatatttttaatttgaaaATACCTAATTGTTATTATTGCCTCGCCTTGTTGGGTTTTTATAGGTTGACATGGTGCAAAAGTTGAAACAAGTCGTTTTAATTAATCAGATGACGTAAGCGAAACAGACTACCCTCAAATTATTGGTCTCCGCTACCCTCAAATTATTGGTCTCCGTATAGAAAGCAAACAACTTTGCACTAGACAACGCTAGTGACCTGATttcatcaaaataaaaaaggcTAGTGACCTGATATTAAAGATGAATTACCGATGTATGAACTGTCATGTCATTAGGTTCATTAACCAGATACCGTTGGTGTCGATAACAGTTGAATTGAAGCTTTCAATTGTCACGATACAGGAAAACGATGCATTCGGCGATTCAATTGAGAAATAAAATTCTTCTAATAATACAAGCAAAATTAATCGCTATACATTAAGTTTTTATAATCACAATGGAGACAAAAATTGATGTATTTAGAAGAATGCAATTCTTTCTTGAATTTAGAACATACATATACAATGCATGTAAACTGTGAAGTTATTGTAGCATGATGAAGATTGTGAAGGGCGAGACATGGAGTGATTGGATTGGCGTTGTCTAATATATTTTAGTAGAACATTTAACTTGAGAATGAAATAAAAGTACAATGTAAGAGCATCTTTATAATCACAATGGAGACAAAAATTGATGTATTTAGAAGAATGCAATTCTTTCTGAAATTTAGAACATACATATACAATGCATGTGAATTGTGAAGTTATTGTAGCATGATGAAGATTGTGAAAGGGGAGAAAGGGAGTGATTGGATTGGCGTTGTCTAATATATTTTAGTAGAACATTTAACTTGAGAATGGAATATTATATGGAATTTTATAAAAGTACGATGCAagaacatctttagcagactaTCTATTTTGACTCTTtaactattttagagagcacgtttagctttttatctattttagcaactGCATTAGACTCCTAAATAActttccattataacttttagttatctcgctcctaaatatagagaccGAGAtaagactctctataatttaaaacattcattttaagttattttatgtaatttttaaatacatttaaactatttaatcttcatttaaaaaataatataaattcaaaactagctaaaataaaaaacactAATGCAGAAGTCAGTGGCATAGCTAGAAACATGAACTAGGAGGGTCAGGATTCATATTTTAAcgattaaacaaaaataaaatttttatcAAATAACATAAAATTTATACACTAATtgagacaaattttttttttaatatttcagttTATATATCATTCTTTTGATATAAGAAAAATCACAGATCATTACAATACTTAAATATAACAAATTTCTCTAAACCAATTATAAATGTTCACGACGATTGCTCttattttgatatatatatatatatatatatatatatatatgtaatcatTATCAATATAAAAAACAATCTAATATATTTTTCTCAATATATGTAATCAGGCATTCATCCACACATCTCACATTTGGTTTCGCAAATCATTTTCTATAATCTTTATGgaagaataaattaaattcattaatctCTAAAATTTATGAACTATGCAGAAAGTTAAAGAAATTCTTTAATTTTAATTGAATTGAAGTAATTAACAATTTAAAATAAAGCTTACTCTCTAGTTATATCAAAATCTTTGCCGAAAATTAGAAAAGACATGATGAACTCTTTGATCATATAAAGAGATGCAAGCGTGGAAAAATGATTAGgagataaacaaaaaaaaagtaaaaaatctAAACATATACGGGATGATAATTGATTGGTTGATCAATGAATAAAATATagtaagaaatttaaaaaatggtGAGGTTGTGCAGTTGTCCAAGCTGTGGGCCAAAACTGTTCGACATTGTTTTGTCTTCTCTGTCAGAAGGgtcaaacaacataattaaagTCTATAACATTCCAACCAATTAGGGATTATTTCAAAATATTGAGAAGGGTCAAATGACCTTCTCGCCCTAGTGTGTTTATGCCATTGGCACaagtatttctaaagtggctagctaaaatgactttttagttatttggctaaaatttgactcaaaaatggctagcattactaaagatgctctaacaaTGCCAATGAGTGTCTAAGTTATATAATATACAAATcagccaacaaaaaaaaagtgttatataatatataaattgaaTCCAAATTGTTTTATAAATACTCTTCTCTTAATTATATAGCATGGGTAGATGAGTATCATGAGCAGCACTGTTCAGTTTTGATCGTGATGAGAGCAAGTGAGGAATTCGATCACTCTTCTAAAGTTCTCGCATTAATAATATTAAACTCTAGTAACAATAATTTGATTAGAATTGTTCACGATtgagaaaaaatattttatggTCTCTGATCATAGTACACGTAGTGATATAGGTTAATGTTATCGGTTCATATGACATGTACTTGTTGCTgattgattttcttaatttaattttacttgattttcttaatttaattttacTTTTCACCTCTTGCAATGGTTCCCACCAAACTTGAGTGATATTATTGGCTCAGACCACCACATGACAGTGCTAAGTGGTAATTCAAACCCATAGAATAACATACTCTTGAACTCTACATGATCTTATTAGTTCGGACTACACATTCGATCAATTGACTACATATAATTTATGATCACATATTCTTGGATTTGATATCAAATACTATAAGATTAATGCTATGTTTTGGTGTTTTAATCTCAATCTTTAATATTCAATTGAATTATACGTGACCCTTAATAGTCAATCTCAACTCTTACTAGAAATAATTGAATCACATGTGTGCTCATAAAAGAGTTCAGTAGGTACTAGTAAAAGTAACTTACTAATCAGAAGAACTAAATTCCAAAAAGTCACTTATTTATGTAATTAAGCTAGAGGACATATAAATTTGAAGATTAAAATACGAGCTCACTATtaagtgatattttttgtgacaaTGTTAATTTCTAGAATAAAATCTCTCGGATTCAAAAACCCATCTCAATTACAGAGGAATAAGAATCGTACGTACcgatttttgattttgtttagCCTCACTTTTATTGTTTACATATTAGTAACTTGTGTGACATTATAACCTATTTACCATAAATTTAAAGATTAGATACTATTTTCTTGGCCCAGCCAGTCATCAGAGTCCAGCAAAAATGCCAAGGAATCTAAATCCAATGAAGCACCATATTTCTCAAGATCACAGTTATCATTTCCTGTCCAATCATTGAGCATTCCATCATCTAATGGAATATCGTAGCCTCCCATAGCATCTTCATCCTCACCAGCAGCTGCTTGAAATCCATTGCAGCCAAAGTTCATTGCATCTGTCCCCTGAATGTGTACTTCTGTATTTGCTGCGTCTTCAGGAAGTGAACTTACCGACTGGGTTTGAGGAACTCGAAGATCTAATGGGCTTGTGGTTGTTGAGTAATCATCGATTAGAAGTGGGAGTGATGGGACTAGCATTCTGGTTAACCTAGTGGCCTTGGTTCTTATTACTTGAGGTTGAGTGGCTGTGGCTGATGGCGTTCTGGGCCTGAATTTGGTCGGAGCGGGAGATGTTTCCTTGGATGATCCCGAATGCGATTCGGGTTTAGCTTTCTTCACCAGAGTGGTGTTCCAGTAATTTTTGATTTCATTGTCTGTTCGCCCCGGTAGCCTTCCAGCTATTAGAGACCATCTATAACATAACCAAAGTAGAAACTTTAATTGATAGGAGGAAGGAGAGGGGGGGCCAACAACAATAACAATTTTGAGTTGTGAGAGGGCTGTAGTTTTTACCTGTTGCCAAGAAGATTATGGAGTCTGATAATGAGTTCTTCTTCATCCCCGGATATATTACCTCTCTTTATGTCTGGCCTCAGATAGTTTAACCATCTCAGTCTACAGCTCTTACCACATCTCTTCAAACCTGCATTAAAAATAGAGTGAAGACAGAGTAAGAGGAGCAAAAGCAGAAGTGAAAAGAGAGCGGATCGAAACAGAGAGAAGAACAGACTGGGTACAAACCAGCTCTCTTTGGGAGGTTTCTCCATTTGCCTTCTCCATGGGCTTTGATGTAAGACGTTAGTACTTTATCTTCCAAGGCAGTCCAAGCTCCTCTGTTAAGTCCTTCCTTGGAGCAGCATGGACTCCTCCCCATTTCCCTCTCTCTATCCGTATCTCTATCTCTCTtgtgaaagaaaaagggaaggACTCCTGCCCTTTATTTATAGACCacgccaagcaaggaagaatgGTACCGAAGTAGGAAAGCAAATATTACTGAAAACTTTGGTGTTTGTTTTGGCATTTGAGGTGGCAGATGGTGTTAACAAGGAACTATTGTTTTGTGCCAATGTGGTTGGAAGGATTTGGTATTCCAAGCTTTATAAGGATTTGAATTTTCTTCACTTGGGCCAATGATTTCAGAATCTCAGCTCTTGAATGAGGTAACGTGTTGTATTGTGTTTGTGTCTTTGCGGTAGGCGGCAGCACAATAGTACACGCAATTTGTGCCCATATTGTAGGAACTCCGCACCTAGTAGCTagctcaaaagttttttttaccTCTCAAAATATTTTCAGTGAAACAGAATCATATACCTAATACTGTTATCTTTGGTTGATTTTATACTTGTGTATAAAACAACAATGGCAAAATGTAACGATTTCAGTTCTATGTGGACAAAAATGCTCTCGTCAGTGATGCAGAGTATAAGAGTGTGCTTTATTTAGGTCAAATTTACAAAGCAAGATTGCCCTATTCGACTcccttagagcaagtccaccggttcCTCTTTGACTgggcaagaaaaaaaatctcttccaCCAACAGAAGCTTGACCGGGCAAAGGATGAACTTTCTTGACTTCGGTCAAGAAAAAAGGCAAGAGGATGACATTTTCCATGCCCAGCCAAGGCCTGTGCCAGCTCGGCCCACACCCAAACGTGGGTGACGTCTGTGGAGAGAGAAGAGGTGAGGTGACCTCGGGGGCAGCAGCAAGCAGAAACAGCAAGTAGACATGCCtggggttgcttc
Coding sequences:
- the LOC112172082 gene encoding transcription factor MYB123; this translates as MGRSPCCSKEGLNRGAWTALEDKVLTSYIKAHGEGKWRNLPKRAGLKRCGKSCRLRWLNYLRPDIKRGNISGDEEELIIRLHNLLGNRWSLIAGRLPGRTDNEIKNYWNTTLVKKAKPESHSGSSKETSPAPTKFRPRTPSATATQPQVIRTKATRLTRMLVPSLPLLIDDYSTTTSPLDLRVPQTQSVSSLPEDAANTEVHIQGTDAMNFGCNGFQAAAGEDEDAMGGYDIPLDDGMLNDWTGNDNCDLEKYGASLDLDSLAFLLDSDDWLGQENSI